The genomic interval GCTGGTAAGTTGGGCTTGATATTGCTAACACCAGCGAAAACGCCAAGCTGGCCAAGCAAATAGAGCAAGCCATCTTTGAGTTCGGTTGAGTTGGTGGTCATGCTGATTGTACTATCGCAGAGTGTGCCATCGCCAAGGAAATAGCCTTCGAGATAGCTGCGCTGCAAATCGTTGCTCAAGCTGAACAGCATATTTGGCACTCGTTTTTGATGGGCAACCGCACCCAAGCCCAAGGCTCGAATCAGTCGCGCTGCCAAAACGCTATGGAAATAGCATTTGATCCCGCCATTATCGGGCGATTGATAGAAGCGTGGGGTTTCACCAAAGAGTTGTTCAATCGTGGTTTTTAGCTCGTCGAAGAAGGCTGCATCTTTTTGGCCCAGCGACAAACTGACTTGATGTTTGCTCAAGGAGCCTTCAGCGGTGAACCAGCCCAAGAACCACAGCAATTCTGGGGTGATGCTCAGCATGCGTGGGAAGGCCCGATCGTCGTGGGCTTGCGGTACAAGCTCAACTTCACGATCAAGCAAATCTAGCTCGTCGCTGCTGAAACTATCGAAGGCTTTGTAGTTGCTCACTTCACGCCAGCGGGCATTGTTGCTGCTATCATCTTGCAGCAATAAGCGCTCGATCTTCGATGGCACAAGCTCGTAGCTGATGGGTTCTTCCCAGCCAATCGTTGCCAAATATTCATCAAATTGCGATTGAATAGGCCGCAACATGCCACGTTCCCATTGGCTAATCGTAATCGCTTGCTTGACTCCCAGCCGTTGGGCAACCGCTTTTTGGCTGAGGCCATTAGCTTGGCGATATTCAACCAAACGTTCCCAAGCAGCAGTATGCAAACTGATCCGCGCTTCGTTCCATTGTTCTGGCTGCGAAACGTTGTTGAGCACCCGCTGGGCTGCGATTGTGCGCACGCTTTCGCCGCGCAAATACAGGTTATCAATCAAGCCTGCTTCAGCAAACAGCTTCACAAGGTCGATTTCGCGAGGTTGGCTGGCTGGCCGTGGAATCCGACGGCTAGCAACCAACTGATCGCCAAGTCGAATCTGGTCGCCTTTTTTCAACACAGGCTGGCCATTTTCGAGCACAAAAACGCTATGCGAGGCCGTTACTTTGACTGAACGGCCATAGCGCGTGGTCAGTTTGTACATTGGCTCATGGTTGGCATGGCGCATCACGGCTTTGAGTGGGCGGAAGCGGGCCACATGACGCTTTTGATCAAAGCTGATCACTTCGTATTCGCTGGCGCTACGTTGACCTGCAATACATTGATCGATAAATTCGCCGATCCGTACAAACTCGGTATGACCTTGTGCATTACGAATCAAGGTTGGCTCATCACCAGCCACGCTCATAATCAAAATGCGATGATAGCGCAAACGCGAAATATCAAATGTTTCGCCAATACCTGTGCCAAGCGCGGTAATTAATGCTCGAACTTCATTATTCGCCAGCATTTTATCCAAACGCGATTTTTCCACGTTCAGAATTTTACCGCGCAGCGGCAAAATCGCTTGGAAACGGCGATCACGGCCTTGTTTTGCACTTCCTCCGGCGCTGTCGCCTTCGACGATGAAGATTTCGCAGTGAGCTGGCTCTTTATCTGAGCAATCGGCCAGTTTGCCAGGCAACGCAAAGCCTTCGAGTGCGCCTTTGCGTTGCACCAAATCGCGGGCTTTACGAGCGGCATCGCGGGCGCGTGAGGCCAACAGCGATTTCTCGATAATCCGGCGGGCTTCGTTAGGATTTTCATCCAAGAAGGCCGATAATGCTTCGTTGAGCACGGTTTCGACGGCAGTTTTCGCTTCAGGCGTTGCCAGCTTCGATTTGGTTTGGCTTTCAAATTGTGGGCGAAACAGCTTGATGCTGATGATCGCGGTCAAGCCTTCGCGCACATCTTCGCCTGAAAGTGCATCGCCTTCTTTGAGCAAGCCTTTGTTACGACCATAGGCATTGATCGTTCGGGTCAAGGCCGCTCGGAAGCCAGTTACGTGCGTGCCGCCATCGGGGTTGGCAATATTGTTGGTAAAGGCTAAAAGATTTTCGTTGAAATCGCCAGTATATTGCATTGCAATTTCAACATTGACGTTTTCATAGGGCTTTTCGACGTAAAACGGCTGAGCCAGCACTGGGCCTTTTTCGCGCGTCAGATGGCGCACGAACGAGACAATCCCACCATCGAAATAATAAGTTACTTCGCGATCACTGTTATAATCGACCAGTTTGAAGCGCAGGCTCTTGTTGAGGTAGGCCATATCGCGCAACCGGTTGGCCAAGGTGCGATAGTTAAAATCAACCGTGGTAAATAATTGGGCA from Herpetosiphon gulosus carries:
- a CDS encoding ATP-binding protein, with protein sequence MATNSNQSTYDAAQIQMLRGLEAVRENMGMYLGGQDTSALHHLVYEVVDNSVDEALAGYCDTIIVEMRTDGSIAVVDNGRGIPTDIHPVEGRSALEIVLTELHAGGKFKGSQGYKVSGGLHGVGVSAVNAVSEFLRAEVKRDGKLWAQDFRLGMPQAPVKAVGDAEGTGTTIIFKPDAQLFTTVDFNYRTLANRLRDMAYLNKSLRFKLVDYNSDREVTYYFDGGIVSFVRHLTREKGPVLAQPFYVEKPYENVNVEIAMQYTGDFNENLLAFTNNIANPDGGTHVTGFRAALTRTINAYGRNKGLLKEGDALSGEDVREGLTAIISIKLFRPQFESQTKSKLATPEAKTAVETVLNEALSAFLDENPNEARRIIEKSLLASRARDAARKARDLVQRKGALEGFALPGKLADCSDKEPAHCEIFIVEGDSAGGSAKQGRDRRFQAILPLRGKILNVEKSRLDKMLANNEVRALITALGTGIGETFDISRLRYHRILIMSVAGDEPTLIRNAQGHTEFVRIGEFIDQCIAGQRSASEYEVISFDQKRHVARFRPLKAVMRHANHEPMYKLTTRYGRSVKVTASHSVFVLENGQPVLKKGDQIRLGDQLVASRRIPRPASQPREIDLVKLFAEAGLIDNLYLRGESVRTIAAQRVLNNVSQPEQWNEARISLHTAAWERLVEYRQANGLSQKAVAQRLGVKQAITISQWERGMLRPIQSQFDEYLATIGWEEPISYELVPSKIERLLLQDDSSNNARWREVSNYKAFDSFSSDELDLLDREVELVPQAHDDRAFPRMLSITPELLWFLGWFTAEGSLSKHQVSLSLGQKDAAFFDELKTTIEQLFGETPRFYQSPDNGGIKCYFHSVLAARLIRALGLGAVAHQKRVPNMLFSLSNDLQRSYLEGYFLGDGTLCDSTISMTTNSTELKDGLLYLLGQLGVFAGVSNIKPNLPADASIQTVHDYYNIAISGKQQLEQLRGVWQRHHLAAKVEAHLAKPTTKAQAFTPLSDDMVGLEVLAVEELAPTGEFVYDFSVEEDENFLCGTGGLYAHNTDADVDGSHIRTLLLTFFFRHMRDLITNGHLYVAQPPLFRVQHGKAYKYVYDEATRDEYIRSLPAGTKVTVQRFKGLGEMNPDQLWDTTLNPGNRMILQVTVEDAMEADETFSMLMGEIVLPRKRFIQTHAADVKNLDV